The genomic region TATTGGTTTGAGATATCTCAGCCCCAAACACGAATTAGGACATCCAGATGCGGTTATTCTTCCAGGGACGAAAACCACGATCGCCGATTTACTCGTCCTGCATAAAACCGGGATGGCAAAGTCAATTCAAAACTATGCGGCGGCTGGGGGAACGGTTTTAGGTATCTGCGGCGGTTTCCAAATTCTGGGGCAACAGCTAGCCGATCCAGAAGGGCTAGAGGGCGAAGCTGGTAGGTATCCAGGGTTAGGATTGCTGCCCATCAAAACGGCAATCACGATGCATAAAGTTGCCCGCCAGCGTCAAGTCATATCGAATTTTCCGCAGTCAGGATTGCCCGTGACAGGGTATGAAATTCACCAAGGGCGATCGCGATTAATAGAATTACCCCCCGCCCAAGCCAACGACTATCAACCCCTGTTTGACGATACCGGTCTTGGCATGGTAGATAGTAGTCAATCAATCTGGGGAACATATCTGCACGGAATTTTCGATAATGGACCTTGGCGGAGGGCTTGGTTAAATCGCCTGCGGCAACAAAGGGGACTTAAATCTCTACCGACAGGTATCTCTAATTATCGCGAGCAGCGAGAAGCAATGCTCGACTCCCTAGCAGGTATGGTAGAAACCCATTTAGACTTATCCTCTGTTTTGTCGCCTTAAAGTTAGGAATTATGACTGTGCGAGTCAATTTTTTACCCGATGATGTCACTGTAGAAGCCACAGTCGGAGAACCATTGTTAGATGTAGCAGAGCGAGCGGGGGTTGTCATCCCCACCGGCTGTATGATGGGTTCCTGTCACGCTTGCGAAGTCGAGATCGATGGAGACAATACAGTATGCGCTTGTATTACTGCTGTACCACCTGGACAGGAACAGTTGACGATCGATCTTTATTTCGATCCAGCGTGGTGAGAATCAATTCCTAGCTTGCATTTCCCGCTGTTTTAGCCCGCATCAAAAATACCAAGGCAGCTATAGCCATTATCCCCATCACGATTCCAGCAGTTCTGTAAGTTCCAGCTATCCCTACGAAGTTAGTCAAAGGCTGGCTGACAATGGGTGAGAGAAATTGTCCTAAAAAAAAGCTAGTCGTTAACCCACCTAAAACTTTTCCACGGGCTACACCAGGAGCGATTGAAGTGAGGCAAAAGTTCATATTTGGCATGAGTAAACCCAAACCTAAACCCGCGATCGCTAATCCCAAGAGAATCACCGCATAACCTGCGCCAAAACTTATCAATTCATATCCTAGTGCCATGTTTAAAAAAGCAATGCCATAAATGCTAATAAAGCTGAGGCGGGCTTTGACGCGCTGGTACAATAACGAGCTAACCGCAGAACACCCAGTTGCAAGCGCGATCGCTAACCCGCTTTGAGAACTGCTTGC from Chroococcidiopsis sp. SAG 2025 harbors:
- a CDS encoding 2Fe-2S iron-sulfur cluster-binding protein, with the translated sequence MTVRVNFLPDDVTVEATVGEPLLDVAERAGVVIPTGCMMGSCHACEVEIDGDNTVCACITAVPPGQEQLTIDLYFDPAW